The Enterobacter asburiae genome window below encodes:
- a CDS encoding glycosyltransferase family 17 protein, giving the protein MIYDCFLYYDEDMLLEIRLNTLADVVDRFVIVESTHTFTGKKRPLHFDINKYSQFKDKIIYVVHDKEPITKAAEESHQAREVIPGLPVGMEVDAWANEAAQRNAIMQGLTQASDDDLILVSDVDEIFSPQVVASINPKKLCTTIYQNFYNYQFNLQVFNTDNTPRKCKLPRATQYKNLVSFFGGEPESFRNLKRTRSVKNWSWLKWNWFKINNSIIDNGGWHFSWVMTPERISEKMSTISHTEYDLPEFNNPEHIMKVIKNAEDIWGRDRTLTRQELTVENFPEYIVRHKDKFSAFII; this is encoded by the coding sequence ATGATCTATGACTGCTTCTTATATTACGATGAAGATATGCTTCTCGAAATCAGGCTAAACACGCTCGCGGACGTTGTCGACCGCTTCGTTATCGTTGAGTCAACGCATACCTTTACCGGTAAAAAGAGGCCGCTGCATTTTGACATTAATAAATACAGCCAGTTTAAAGATAAAATTATATACGTTGTTCATGATAAAGAGCCGATTACGAAAGCCGCTGAAGAATCACACCAGGCTCGGGAGGTGATTCCGGGTCTGCCAGTGGGAATGGAGGTGGATGCGTGGGCAAATGAAGCCGCGCAGAGGAATGCCATCATGCAGGGTTTGACGCAGGCCAGCGATGATGATTTGATTTTAGTTTCCGATGTCGATGAGATATTTTCACCACAGGTGGTAGCATCGATAAATCCCAAAAAGCTCTGCACCACTATTTATCAGAATTTCTATAATTATCAGTTCAACCTGCAGGTTTTTAATACTGACAACACGCCAAGAAAATGTAAATTGCCGAGAGCCACACAATATAAAAACCTCGTTAGTTTCTTTGGCGGCGAACCTGAATCATTCAGGAATCTTAAACGCACCCGAAGCGTTAAAAACTGGTCCTGGCTAAAGTGGAACTGGTTCAAGATTAACAACAGCATTATTGACAATGGTGGCTGGCACTTCTCATGGGTAATGACACCCGAGCGCATCTCAGAAAAAATGTCGACCATATCCCATACTGAATATGATCTTCCTGAGTTTAACAACCCGGAACACATCATGAAGGTCATTAAAAATGCGGAAGATATCTGGGGACGCGACAGGACGTTAACCAGGCAAGAGCTGACGGTTGAAAACTTCCCGGAGTACATTGTCCGCCACAAAGATAAATTCAGCGCGTTCATTATTTAA
- a CDS encoding antA/AntB antirepressor family protein produces the protein MTTQLIPLFNGKICNETTLLCDARDLHAFLSVGKIFAAWIKDRIADYGFIENQDYVLLTNTGKQNSGRGGHNRKDYHLTLDTAKELAMVERNDKGRQIRRYFIECEKQLKQQASSPTFPGNYAVITYFENGLPVACHPLMPGEVIMNPDSCLEHVIRSGYVVMPCDEAEKFTLGEIQEMIAIARRARDRWLQP, from the coding sequence ATGACCACTCAACTTATCCCCCTCTTTAACGGCAAGATTTGCAATGAAACAACCCTTCTCTGTGATGCGCGTGATCTTCATGCGTTCTTATCCGTAGGAAAAATTTTCGCAGCCTGGATAAAAGATCGCATTGCCGATTATGGCTTCATTGAAAACCAAGACTACGTTTTGCTTACCAATACTGGAAAGCAAAATTCTGGACGAGGTGGCCACAACCGAAAGGATTACCATCTCACACTCGACACCGCCAAAGAACTGGCTATGGTTGAACGAAACGATAAAGGCAGACAGATTCGCCGCTACTTCATCGAATGCGAAAAACAATTAAAACAGCAGGCCTCCAGCCCCACCTTTCCGGGGAATTACGCGGTAATCACCTACTTCGAAAACGGTCTGCCGGTGGCGTGCCACCCTCTTATGCCTGGCGAGGTGATCATGAATCCAGATTCATGCCTTGAGCACGTGATCCGCTCTGGCTACGTGGTGATGCCGTGCGATGAAGCGGAAAAATTCACGCTCGGCGAGATACAGGAAATGATCGCCATAGCACGGCGCGCACGTGATCGCTGGCTGCAACCTTAA
- a CDS encoding glycosyltransferase family 2 protein, giving the protein MDKVKLSVIVPCYNSRDFIAECLQSILPYLSNTVELIVVNDGSTDDSADIIERTIQTYKDKLITIIHQDNAGISAARNAGIKIAKGEYIALLDSDDFFHSDFWAEVLPLINDSTIDIVEFNAEQFDGKITNIVEHIDCSVFTGRVVIASVAELSPAFKRSKWYPWARVYKTALFHEFDIQFPTGRLYEDMSTVPAIYLHSKVIYGLNKSLIWYRYHKKSITQTFRQKDIVDLVYAVKLLSLQAKDNAEIKRALFPTVQRIFNLLKYMLVKNKGAKLPFVEQKALRRALLSFIGNFKISRKVQILILPLYLNTIIRFRKK; this is encoded by the coding sequence ATGGATAAGGTTAAGTTAAGCGTTATAGTACCATGTTATAATTCACGTGATTTCATTGCTGAATGCCTACAGTCGATTCTTCCTTATTTGTCGAATACGGTTGAACTAATTGTTGTTAATGACGGTTCTACTGACGACAGTGCTGATATCATTGAACGCACTATACAAACATATAAAGATAAACTCATCACAATTATTCATCAAGATAATGCAGGCATTTCCGCCGCAAGGAACGCAGGGATAAAAATTGCGAAAGGTGAATATATAGCCTTGTTAGATTCCGATGATTTTTTTCACTCTGATTTCTGGGCTGAAGTGTTACCTTTGATAAATGACTCCACAATCGATATAGTAGAATTTAACGCTGAACAATTCGATGGTAAAATAACCAATATAGTTGAACATATAGATTGTTCTGTTTTCACAGGAAGGGTTGTTATCGCCTCTGTGGCAGAATTATCACCAGCATTCAAAAGATCCAAGTGGTATCCATGGGCAAGGGTTTATAAAACTGCATTATTCCATGAATTTGACATTCAATTTCCCACAGGCCGTCTCTATGAAGATATGAGCACAGTCCCGGCCATATATTTGCATAGCAAAGTTATCTATGGCCTTAATAAATCCTTGATTTGGTATCGCTATCATAAAAAAAGTATAACCCAAACTTTCAGACAAAAAGATATTGTTGATTTAGTTTACGCAGTAAAATTACTTTCGCTGCAGGCAAAAGATAATGCAGAGATAAAACGAGCCCTTTTCCCTACCGTGCAAAGAATATTCAATCTCCTCAAATACATGTTGGTGAAAAACAAAGGCGCAAAGCTTCCTTTCGTAGAACAGAAAGCACTACGCCGTGCCTTGCTAAGTTTCATTGGAAACTTTAAGATATCTCGTAAAGTTCAAATATTAATATTACCATTGTACCTAAATACGATCATTCGATTTAGGAAAAAATAG
- a CDS encoding tail fiber assembly protein — protein MMIAGKFTRYIPTSGKLLKDSSVIKNLTGMDVIFLQNERGDDWYEIQSKFSQETMKIVYDENGIITSYSLDASSLNPIDSYVAEISETEFPEGIDILGGWKFDGKKLIQINPDPLDEINSKKIRLINEATAVIATLQDAVDLSIATTQEVESLREWKIYRVLLNRVNPNEPDWPLKPTQ, from the coding sequence ATGATGATTGCTGGTAAATTTACAAGATATATCCCTACAAGTGGAAAATTGTTGAAAGATTCTAGCGTTATAAAAAATCTTACTGGGATGGATGTTATTTTTCTGCAAAATGAACGAGGCGATGATTGGTATGAAATTCAATCGAAATTCTCACAAGAAACTATGAAAATAGTTTATGATGAAAATGGAATTATCACATCATACTCTCTCGATGCATCTTCACTAAATCCGATTGATTCTTATGTGGCGGAGATTTCTGAAACAGAATTTCCAGAGGGTATTGATATATTGGGTGGTTGGAAATTTGATGGCAAAAAACTAATTCAAATAAATCCTGACCCGTTGGATGAAATCAATAGTAAAAAAATTCGTTTGATAAATGAAGCTACAGCAGTTATAGCGACTTTACAAGATGCTGTAGATTTATCAATTGCAACCACTCAGGAAGTCGAAAGTCTACGTGAATGGAAAATATATCGGGTGCTTTTGAATAGGGTTAATCCAAACGAACCTGACTGGCCGTTAAAACCAACCCAATGA
- a CDS encoding YmfQ family protein, translating into MAMQDEYEQLLYRLLPPGPAWEGEIPLIEGLAPSLTRVHQRADALMKEIDPAQTTELIDRYETVYGLPDSCTPDGVQSLVQRQQRLDAKANVAGGINEQFYRNQLDALGYTTATIEQFQNLDSSPNPEWGEFWRYYWRVNIPADANVNWQTCTSACNSAIRTWGDTVAECVIEKLAPSHTVVVFAYPEGTDNASN; encoded by the coding sequence ATGGCAATGCAGGATGAATATGAGCAGCTACTCTACAGGCTGCTTCCGCCTGGCCCGGCATGGGAGGGTGAGATCCCGTTAATTGAAGGCCTTGCCCCGTCGCTTACGCGCGTGCATCAACGTGCCGATGCGCTGATGAAGGAAATTGACCCGGCGCAGACAACAGAGTTGATTGACCGCTATGAAACCGTCTACGGCCTGCCGGACTCCTGTACCCCTGACGGGGTGCAATCGCTGGTCCAGCGTCAGCAACGTCTGGATGCAAAGGCCAACGTGGCGGGCGGTATCAACGAACAGTTCTACCGTAACCAGCTGGACGCGCTGGGTTATACCACCGCAACGATTGAACAGTTTCAGAACCTCGACAGCAGCCCTAACCCGGAATGGGGGGAATTCTGGCGCTATTACTGGCGTGTGAATATCCCGGCTGACGCCAACGTTAACTGGCAGACCTGCACCAGTGCGTGCAACTCCGCAATCAGAACCTGGGGCGACACGGTCGCTGAGTGCGTTATAGAAAAACTTGCGCCGTCACATACCGTCGTCGTTTTTGCTTACCCGGAAGGAACAGACAATGCATCGAATTGA